A stretch of the Gracilinanus agilis isolate LMUSP501 chromosome 4, AgileGrace, whole genome shotgun sequence genome encodes the following:
- the GJA5 gene encoding gap junction alpha-5 protein isoform X2 — protein MGDWSFLGEFLEEVHKHSTVVGKVWLTVLFIFRMLVLGTAAESSWGDEQADFQCDTLQPGCENVCYDQAFPISHIRYWVLQIIFVSTPSLVYMGHAMHTVRMEEKRKLKEAERAKDSKGADTYEYQAEKAELSCREELSGRIILQGTLLNTYVCSILIRTAMEVAFIVGQYLLYGIFLETLYICRRKPCPHPVNCYVSRPTEKNVFIVFMLAVGGLSLCLSLAELYHLGWKKAKRHFNQNCPGRVEASLPAPGGAPNCTPPPDFNECVEGSPNQKFYSSHFSNNIASRQNTDNLATEQVQGREEAVGRAFLHMQYAEGPEVANGMSSAHQLPHSYHTDKRRLSKASSKARNGAT, from the exons ATGGGTGACTGGAGCTTCCTCGGGGAGTTCCTGGAAGAGGTCCACAAACATTCCACGGTGGTTGGCAAGGTTTGGCTGACTGTCCTCTTCATCTTCCGTATGCTAGTGCTGGGCACAGCAGCCGAGTCCTCGTGGGGGGACGAGCAAGCCGACTTCCAGTGCGACACGCTGCAGCCTGGGTGCGAGAACGTCTGCTACGACCAAGCCTTCCCCATCTCCCACATCCGATACTGGGTGCTACAGATCATCTTCGTGTCCACTCCGTCCCTGGTGTACATGGGCCACGCCATGCACACCGTGCGcatggaggagaagaggaagctgaAGGAGGCTGAGAGGGCCAAGGATTCCAAGGGGGCAGACACCTACGAGTATCAGGCAGAGAAGGCTGAGCTTTCCTGCCGAGAAGAGCTAAGTGGAAGGATCATCCTTCAGGGCACCCTTCTCAACACCTACGTCTGCAGCATCCTCATTCGCACGGCCATGGAGGTGGCTTTCATCGTGGGGCAGTACCTCCTCTACGGCATCTTCCTGGAGACCTTGTACATCTGTCGCCGAAAGCCCTGCCCTCACCCCGTCAACTGCTACGTGTCTCGGCCCACCGAGAAGAACGTCTTTATTGTATTCATGCTGGCGGTGGGAGGTCTGTCCCTCTGCCTCAGTCTGGCTGAACTCTACCATCTGGGCTGGAAGAAAGCCAAGCGGCACTTCAACCAGAACTGCCCCGGCAGAGTGGAGGCCAGCCTGCCCGCGCCAGGGGGGGCCCCGAACTGCACGCCACCCCCAGACTTCAATGAGTGTGTAGAGGGCAGCCCCAATCAGAAGTTCTACAGCAGCCATTTCAGCAACAACATTGCCTCCCGGCAGAACACAGACAACTTGGCCACAGAGCAGGTCCAAGGCCGGGAGGAGGCCGTAGGGAGGGCCTTTCTGCACATGCAGTATGCCGAGGGGCCCGAGGTGGCCAACGGGATGTCCAGTGCACATCAGCTCCCCCATAGTTACCACACCGACAAGCGCCGCCTGAGCAAGGCGAGCAGCAAAGCCAG AAATGGGGCAAcatag
- the GJA5 gene encoding gap junction alpha-5 protein isoform X1, translated as MGDWSFLGEFLEEVHKHSTVVGKVWLTVLFIFRMLVLGTAAESSWGDEQADFQCDTLQPGCENVCYDQAFPISHIRYWVLQIIFVSTPSLVYMGHAMHTVRMEEKRKLKEAERAKDSKGADTYEYQAEKAELSCREELSGRIILQGTLLNTYVCSILIRTAMEVAFIVGQYLLYGIFLETLYICRRKPCPHPVNCYVSRPTEKNVFIVFMLAVGGLSLCLSLAELYHLGWKKAKRHFNQNCPGRVEASLPAPGGAPNCTPPPDFNECVEGSPNQKFYSSHFSNNIASRQNTDNLATEQVQGREEAVGRAFLHMQYAEGPEVANGMSSAHQLPHSYHTDKRRLSKASSKARSDDLSV; from the coding sequence ATGGGTGACTGGAGCTTCCTCGGGGAGTTCCTGGAAGAGGTCCACAAACATTCCACGGTGGTTGGCAAGGTTTGGCTGACTGTCCTCTTCATCTTCCGTATGCTAGTGCTGGGCACAGCAGCCGAGTCCTCGTGGGGGGACGAGCAAGCCGACTTCCAGTGCGACACGCTGCAGCCTGGGTGCGAGAACGTCTGCTACGACCAAGCCTTCCCCATCTCCCACATCCGATACTGGGTGCTACAGATCATCTTCGTGTCCACTCCGTCCCTGGTGTACATGGGCCACGCCATGCACACCGTGCGcatggaggagaagaggaagctgaAGGAGGCTGAGAGGGCCAAGGATTCCAAGGGGGCAGACACCTACGAGTATCAGGCAGAGAAGGCTGAGCTTTCCTGCCGAGAAGAGCTAAGTGGAAGGATCATCCTTCAGGGCACCCTTCTCAACACCTACGTCTGCAGCATCCTCATTCGCACGGCCATGGAGGTGGCTTTCATCGTGGGGCAGTACCTCCTCTACGGCATCTTCCTGGAGACCTTGTACATCTGTCGCCGAAAGCCCTGCCCTCACCCCGTCAACTGCTACGTGTCTCGGCCCACCGAGAAGAACGTCTTTATTGTATTCATGCTGGCGGTGGGAGGTCTGTCCCTCTGCCTCAGTCTGGCTGAACTCTACCATCTGGGCTGGAAGAAAGCCAAGCGGCACTTCAACCAGAACTGCCCCGGCAGAGTGGAGGCCAGCCTGCCCGCGCCAGGGGGGGCCCCGAACTGCACGCCACCCCCAGACTTCAATGAGTGTGTAGAGGGCAGCCCCAATCAGAAGTTCTACAGCAGCCATTTCAGCAACAACATTGCCTCCCGGCAGAACACAGACAACTTGGCCACAGAGCAGGTCCAAGGCCGGGAGGAGGCCGTAGGGAGGGCCTTTCTGCACATGCAGTATGCCGAGGGGCCCGAGGTGGCCAACGGGATGTCCAGTGCACATCAGCTCCCCCATAGTTACCACACCGACAAGCGCCGCCTGAGCAAGGCGAGCAGCAAAGCCAGGTCAGATGACTTGTCGGTGTGA